In the genome of Kitasatospora cineracea, one region contains:
- a CDS encoding MFS transporter translates to MSASYLAVLRAPGAARLLPAALFGRLSYGTLPLSLLLATAAGTGSYPRAGWLTALFSAVGVLLFPTRAGLVDRYGPRRTLPPMATGYAAVLLALAAATWRPGTPYPVLLALAAAAGTLAPPLGPVTRAQWSVLAADPELRRRAYSLDTVAEELLYVTGPLLAGLLAAAARPAAGILLSAALALGGTLALAAVARPVTATGTAAPPARTGTRHLLGRARQPLAAAAGAGAGLAAFSLLAVVFAGRHGNPAAVAWVEAALAAGSATGGLLLGAADWRAPAATRLTLLTAALAAALALTALAPTLPALTAVAALAGLAVAPTLTTAYLLTDELAAPTERTRAGAWVNSSFNAGSSTATALTGTLLGHLPLTTCLLLTATPPLAALALRRRTRNP, encoded by the coding sequence GTGTCCGCGTCCTACCTCGCCGTGCTGCGCGCCCCCGGCGCCGCCCGGCTGCTCCCGGCCGCCCTGTTCGGCCGCCTCTCCTACGGCACCCTCCCGCTCTCCCTGCTGCTCGCCACCGCCGCCGGCACCGGCTCCTACCCGCGGGCCGGCTGGCTGACGGCCCTGTTCTCGGCGGTCGGCGTGCTGCTCTTCCCGACCCGCGCCGGACTGGTCGACCGGTACGGCCCGCGCCGCACCCTGCCCCCGATGGCCACCGGGTACGCGGCCGTCCTGCTCGCCCTGGCCGCCGCCACCTGGCGCCCCGGCACCCCCTACCCGGTGCTGCTGGCCCTCGCCGCCGCCGCGGGCACCCTCGCCCCGCCGCTCGGACCGGTCACCCGGGCCCAGTGGAGCGTCCTGGCCGCCGACCCCGAACTGCGCCGCCGGGCCTACAGCCTGGACACCGTCGCCGAGGAACTCCTGTACGTCACCGGCCCGCTGCTGGCCGGCCTGCTCGCCGCCGCCGCCCGCCCGGCCGCCGGAATCCTGCTCAGCGCCGCCCTCGCCCTGGGCGGGACGCTCGCCCTGGCCGCCGTCGCCCGCCCGGTGACCGCCACCGGGACGGCCGCCCCGCCCGCCCGCACCGGCACCCGGCACCTGCTCGGCCGGGCCCGCCAGCCGCTCGCCGCCGCCGCGGGCGCCGGGGCGGGCCTGGCCGCGTTCTCGCTGCTCGCGGTGGTCTTCGCCGGACGCCACGGCAACCCCGCCGCCGTCGCCTGGGTCGAGGCGGCCCTCGCCGCGGGCAGCGCGACCGGCGGGCTGCTCCTCGGCGCCGCCGACTGGCGGGCCCCCGCCGCCACCCGCCTCACCCTCCTGACCGCGGCCCTCGCCGCCGCCCTCGCCCTCACCGCCCTCGCCCCCACCCTCCCGGCCCTGACCGCCGTCGCCGCCCTGGCCGGCCTCGCCGTCGCCCCGACCCTCACCACCGCCTACCTCCTCACCGACGAACTCGCCGCCCCCACCGAGCGCACCCGGGCCGGAGCCTGGGTCAACTCCTCCTTCAACGCCGGAAGTTCCACCGCCACCGCCCTCACCGGTACCCTCCTCGGCCACCTCCCCCTCACCACCTGCCTGCTCCTGACCGCGACCCCGCCACTGGCCGCCCTCGCGCTGCGGAGGCGGACCCGGAACCCGTGA